The Leptospirales bacterium sequence CTGCGCCGCGCCAGACCTGGCCGATGGTCTCGAAGAAGTCGCTCACGCCTCCATCATCAAGGGCTGGGCGATGATGTCGAATATCATTCGCCGGCCGGAAGCCGGGGGCGGGCCGGCGGCCTTCGACTTTCCTGCTCCGCGAGGGCAGGCTCCGCTGCGGAGACAATCAGGAAGTCCAGATAAGATGCAAACCACAGTGATTCCCATTGCAGGGGCGCGGGAATGCCGGCGGCTGCCAGCCAGCGGTTCAGAAGGCTGGCCTGTTGCGGCGATGGCGGCGTGAACTGATAGAGTCGATTCAGCGGAGCGCTTCGCTGAAATTGCAGGCTGCGCAGGCGAGCCTCGGCGAGGTCCGGCGCAAAGAAGAACAGCTCCCGGGAAAAAAAGGAGGGCGGACTGCGTCGCCGCGAAGCGCCGCCCAGCATAGAAAAACCCAGGCGATGCCGCTCGGGATTCTCCAGCCGAAGGATCAGCCCGCGAGCGCTGAAGCCAGGCTTTGGGCTGGTAGCCTGCGGAAGCGGGCGCAGGTAGTAGCCCGGGCGCAGCGCATTACCCTGCAGCGACAGGGCTGGCAGAAATAGCCAGCAAACCGCCTTCTCGGCCCCTGGCTCGGCGGCGCTGTCGTCCCCTGGTAGTAACTCTCCGCCGTCGCGCGCCAGCGTCAGCCACGCGCGAAAACGCTGATCTGGCCTGGCAACGCGCGGAATGGAAAGCGGCGGCGGCAGCAGCTCTTCCAGCCGGGCGCCGCCTAACTGCAGCGAAAAAGCAACGGCGCGCCTCAGTCGAAATCCTCGACTCAGTTCATAGCTGCGCAGCAGAGCTGCCGCCTGCAGCATGCCGCCAGAGTCCGCGCTCAGCGTCAGCGGGTCGAATAGCGCCGCGAGCTGCTCAACAGCGCCAGGCGGTCGGCGTCCCTGCTGGCGCCAGGATCCGCGCTGCAGCGCCCGTTGCACCATTGCGGTGGTCGTTCCCAATAACCAGCGCTCCGGCGCCGCGCGCAGGTCGCCGCTCTGTCCCGCCACTGTGACGCTTCTGGCGTCTTCGCTGCTCCGGGCGATCCATTGCAGCGGCGCTGCGCCCAGCCATCGCTCGCCCTGAATTCGTAAATTTTCGGGCGCTGTGATGCTCAGCGTTGGTCGGTCTGTGGCGCGCTCAAAAAGCTGTCTGAGACCCCAGTGCAGCGTCTGAATGCTCAGCAGCGCCGCGCCCCGGAGCCGATGCCACAGCCTGGCAGCAAGATTTCTGGTCGCTGCCCCAATTGCGGCAAGCCAGACTGGCAGAGCGCGTACGGCCATTCCAGTATTGTATCGGTCTCTCAGCGCCACGGTCGATAATCAAGCTATGGCGGAAAGCGGCGGAAGCCTCTCGCAGGACGAGATAGATCAGCTGCTCGGAATGAGCGATGCCCCCCCTGCACCCGATGCGCCGGCCTCCGGCGGCGCAGGCGGAGGCGGCGATTCCGGCGCGGGCGACCTGAATCTTGATTCGCTGCTTGGCGGCGGAGACTCTCCATCTATGGGCCTTGATGCCGACGCCCTCAGTGCGCTGGCCGGCGCTGTTAGCCCGCCGCCTTCGCGTCGCGCCGCAGCTCCCGGTGGCGGGGGAGGGGGCGGCCCAAGCCCCGGCGGCGGCGAAGGCGGCGGCCGCAGCGACAACGTAGAGCTGCTGCTTGATGTATCGCTGCGCTTCACCGTAGAACTTGGCCGCACGCAGATGTTCATCAAAGACGTGTTGATGCTTGGCGAAGGATCGATTGTCGAGCTGGACAAGAACGTCGGCGATGAGGTGGATCTGCTGGTTAACGATCGCTTTTTTGGCCGGGGCCGCCTGGTGGTAATGGACGAATTCTTCGGCGTTCAGATTTCCTTCATTGCCGATCCGCTGGCTCAATTCCGGAAGCTCAAGTAGCGCCTTCGCAGCTTAACGCCTCGCTGCGAAAAATTTGACGAAGCCTGAAAAAAACTGCTCCCATCTGCGCTTCCCGCCGAGCGGCAAAAGCCGACCGGCGCGGCAAAAAATGGGCGCCCCCTCTCATACCGAGGCCTCCTTTCCACGATTATGAAACGTAGCCTCAGGCTGCACGGGCATGGACGCCCGTATTGAGTGAGCTCGGTTTCACGGAGGAAACTGGATGATCATCAACCATAACCTTTCGGCGATTAACTCGCACCGTGTTCTGAAGTTCCAGCATTGGGACGTTGATCGGAACATGGAAAAACTGTCGTCCGGTATGCGGATCAACCGCGCCGGCGACGACGCTTCGGGATTGGCCGTATCCGAAAAGATGCGCGCTCAGATCCGCGGTCTCCGTCAGGCGGCCCGCAACACTGAAGATGGCATGTCGTTGATTCAGACGACGGAAGGCTATCTGCAAGAGGTTGCTGACATCCTGCAACGAGTTCGCGTTCTGGGAGTTCAATCCTCGAACGGCATCTACACCGCCCAGGATCGCCAGATGATCCAGGTGGAAGTTTCTCAGCTCATCGACGAAGTCGACCGCATCGCATCGCAGGCGGAATTCAATAAAATGAATCTGCTGCAAGGCGATTTTGCCCGCGGATCGCGCGTCTCGTCGATGTGGTTCCATGTCGGCGCAAATCAGCATCAGCGCGAACGCGTGTACATCTCCACGATGACCGCCAAGTCGTTGAATCTGAAGCACGCAGACGGTTCTCTTTTGACCCTGTCTACAGCGGAGTTCGCGAATGAAGCGCTCGGCGTTCTGGACGATGCATTGATGCGAATCAATAAGCAGCGTGCAGACCTTGGCGCATATTACAATCGCCTCGAGCATACCGCCAAGGGATTGATGGTCGCTTACGAAAACCTACAGGCCTCTGAGTCTCGCATTCGCGATACGGACATGGCCGAAGAATCTGTGGCCTTCACCAAGAACCAGATTCTCGTTCAATCCGGAACGGCGATGCTGGCCCAGGCCAACTTGCGGCCACAATCCGTGCTGCAGTTGCTCAGGTAAGCAACAGTCTGATCTTCGCGATCAGAGCATGGCTTCTGAAAGCTCCGACCTCCGGGTCGGAGCTTTTTTTATGGCCCGGGCCCAGGGAAACAGGCCGTCATTCGTCCGAGGGTTCCCGGCTTTCGCTGAATTCCTTTAAGCGCAATACTGTCTCCGACGTCTGCAGCGCATCCGCTGCACTGCTCGAGTAACGCATTTTCCAGTTTGGATACTGATCAACCGTGCCCGGCAGATTTGGCTGCAAGGCCTCGCAAAGCAGGTCATGCAGCGAAATCAGTCGCAGCTCGGAGGACGATCTGGCCAGCAAGGCCAGGCCCAGCTGCAGTAAAGTATGAGGATCACAATCCTCCAGGCGCGCCCGCCGCTCTTCGTCCAGCAAACCCTCGCGTTCCAGACTGCGCAGCAAGCGTTCGCGTTCGTCGCTACGTTGCAGTCTTTCCTCTTCGTGCTGATCCGGACTCAGCAACCCGCGGCGCAGTCGATCATCGAGATCGTCCCCTGTCCACCAGCCAGTCAGTGTAGCAAGATCGTGCGTATTCAAGGTGGCAACGGATCGAGGCGCGTAGTCCTGTGTACTGGCAAAATCGCCATCGGCAGCGCGTTCGAAGAAATAGACCTTCCAGGAGTAGACGCCGGCCTGCACCAGGCGAGCGCGCAGCCAGTCTGGCGCATTGCCCAGGTCTTCGCCGATTGCGCCGCCTTCGCGGCGCTCGCAGGCCAGACTGAGCGCCGCCAGCATCGCCTCAAAGTCGTAGCGCACGTAGGCCCCGGCGCGCGCCGATTCGCCGGCCGGAGTGCAATACAGCCGGGCCAGGCCCATCACGTGATCGATGCGCGCAAAACCGCGGTGCGGCATGTTGTTTTGAAATAGAGCCAGGGCCGGCTGCCAGCACTGGCGACGCAGGGCCAGCGGCGAAAGCGGCGCCAGCCCCCAGTTCTGGCCCTCCGCCGCAAAAGGATCGGGCGGCGCGCCAATATGGACGCCGTCGATGAACCAATCTGGATTTGACCAAACATCAGCGCCGCCAGGCTCCACGCCTACGGCCAGATCGGCGATCAAGGCTGAACCCTGTTCGCTGCAGCGGCGGGCGCATGATTCAAACTGCAACGATGCATTCCAGTGCAGGTACTCATAAAGCTCAATCTCCGCAGCATACTGTGCGGAGAAGGCGCCTACCGCCTCGGCGTCGGGCCGCTGGTAGGCGGCGGGCCACTGTCGAAAGCCGTAACGACGATCGCGCGCAAAATAGGCATAGAGCGCGTCGTAGGTTGCCTGACGTTGCAAAGAGCCATGGCTTGCCTTGCGGTACTGCTCAAAACTCTGCCGCCGCTCTACAACGGCGCTGGCGGGAGAGCTGCGGAAGCATTCATGCAATCGACGCAGCAATTCCATTTTCTTTTCGGCCACCGCCGGATAATCGATCTCCACGCTTTGCTTCTCGCGTTGCAGCCAGGCCTGCATGCCCGGAGAGCCGCGCCATTGCCGCGCGCTCTCCTCCAGATCCCATTCGACCAGCTCCTCTGGCCTCAGATGCAGGATGTTCAAGAACAGTCGGCTGGAAGGGGAGTAGGGGCTGCGCGCCGCTGGATTACCGGGAAAGAGAGCGTGCACTGGAGAAATCATCAGCGCTCGCAGGCCCTGTGCCGCAGAGAGCGCGGCCAGCTCGGCAGCATCCGTAAAGTCGCCGATGCCCATATTTGCTTCGCTGCGCAGCGCATACAATTGAGCCATCAGACCATTCTGCGGCGCCTGAAATCCAGCGGGCCGACGGCAACGTCCTGGCGCCGCCAGTGCGCGAAATTGTCGAGTCTCCCCATTCAGCTGCAAGCGAGCCTGGTAGAGATCAGGCTGCAAGGCCAGGCGACCGTGGAGCTGCATCATTGTCGCTTCTGGATGCAGGCGTCGCATCGCTTCCAGGAAGGCCGTTGCATCGTCGGCTGCGGCCTGCAGCAGCGCTGGCGGTTCGCGGCTTTCGATGCGCCGCCACATCCAGGCCTGGTCTGGCAGCGCCTGAACCTCTACAGCGACGCTGAGCGTGTGTCCGACGGAATCGATCAGTTCCAGCTCCAGTTTCGGGCTGGACCATTCGCGGCGTGAGAGACCCGGAATCCGCAAAGTGAAGCTGCTATCCTCTTCGATCCAGATCACCACGGCCGGCGGGTGCAGCCGTTCTTCCAGCAGACTGGCGATTGATTGTGCGGCGATCTGTTCGCTGGAAGCAGGCGCGCCCAGCGCTGCCAGCAGCGCAGCACAGGTCTCCGTTTCCAGCTGGATCACGT is a genomic window containing:
- the fliN gene encoding flagellar motor switch protein FliN — translated: MAESGGSLSQDEIDQLLGMSDAPPAPDAPASGGAGGGGDSGAGDLNLDSLLGGGDSPSMGLDADALSALAGAVSPPPSRRAAAPGGGGGGGPSPGGGEGGGRSDNVELLLDVSLRFTVELGRTQMFIKDVLMLGEGSIVELDKNVGDEVDLLVNDRFFGRGRLVVMDEFFGVQISFIADPLAQFRKLK
- a CDS encoding flagellin, coding for MIINHNLSAINSHRVLKFQHWDVDRNMEKLSSGMRINRAGDDASGLAVSEKMRAQIRGLRQAARNTEDGMSLIQTTEGYLQEVADILQRVRVLGVQSSNGIYTAQDRQMIQVEVSQLIDEVDRIASQAEFNKMNLLQGDFARGSRVSSMWFHVGANQHQRERVYISTMTAKSLNLKHADGSLLTLSTAEFANEALGVLDDALMRINKQRADLGAYYNRLEHTAKGLMVAYENLQASESRIRDTDMAEESVAFTKNQILVQSGTAMLAQANLRPQSVLQLLR
- the malQ gene encoding 4-alpha-glucanotransferase, with product MPAHSLRYQTQLEALSFLTGLERCYVDFYGNVIQLETETCAALLAALGAPASSEQIAAQSIASLLEERLHPPAVVIWIEEDSSFTLRIPGLSRREWSSPKLELELIDSVGHTLSVAVEVQALPDQAWMWRRIESREPPALLQAAADDATAFLEAMRRLHPEATMMQLHGRLALQPDLYQARLQLNGETRQFRALAAPGRCRRPAGFQAPQNGLMAQLYALRSEANMGIGDFTDAAELAALSAAQGLRALMISPVHALFPGNPAARSPYSPSSRLFLNILHLRPEELVEWDLEESARQWRGSPGMQAWLQREKQSVEIDYPAVAEKKMELLRRLHECFRSSPASAVVERRQSFEQYRKASHGSLQRQATYDALYAYFARDRRYGFRQWPAAYQRPDAEAVGAFSAQYAAEIELYEYLHWNASLQFESCARRCSEQGSALIADLAVGVEPGGADVWSNPDWFIDGVHIGAPPDPFAAEGQNWGLAPLSPLALRRQCWQPALALFQNNMPHRGFARIDHVMGLARLYCTPAGESARAGAYVRYDFEAMLAALSLACERREGGAIGEDLGNAPDWLRARLVQAGVYSWKVYFFERAADGDFASTQDYAPRSVATLNTHDLATLTGWWTGDDLDDRLRRGLLSPDQHEEERLQRSDERERLLRSLEREGLLDEERRARLEDCDPHTLLQLGLALLARSSSELRLISLHDLLCEALQPNLPGTVDQYPNWKMRYSSSAADALQTSETVLRLKEFSESREPSDE